The DNA window CGTTTGTAAAGGGGCATGATAAGGTAAAATCTATATTGCTTCCTTTTTCTTCAATCTTGTTAATAACACCAACTGCTTCAATAATTCCTGTGAACATATTATTTTTTGCTAAATTTGTAAATTATAATCTTCAAAGATAATCAAAATGAGCCCAAAAAACCATAAAGTACGAGTAGGAATTTCAATAGGTGATTTCAATGGCATCGGTCCGGAGATCATTATGAAGTCTCTGAAAGACAAAACTATTACGGATTTTTTCACTCCTGTAATTTTTGGTTCGGGAAAGTTGTTCACTTATCAGAAAAATATTTTCAAGCTGAATCTTAATTTCAACTATGTTAATGAAGCTTCCCAGGCACAGGTCGGGAAACTTAATATGGTGAATCTTACCAAGGAAAATGTAAATGTAGAACTGGGAGTTCCAACTGAGGAATCAACAAAAATGGCGATTGATTCTTTGGAAGCCGCTACTGAAGCTTTAATAAGAGGTGATATCGACGTTCTTGTAACCGCACCTATCAACAAAGATGAGATGGTAAAAATGGGATTCAAGCATGCCGGACACACGGGATACTTTGAAGAGAAGTTCGACAAAAAAGGATTGATGTTCCTGGTAACTGAAGATCTTAAAGTTGCGGTTTCTACCCATCATATTCCTATTGCTCAGGTTGCAGAAAATATTTCTAAAGAGAAAATCAAAAAACAGATCAAAGCACTGAATCAGACTTTGATTGAAGACTTCTGCATTCAAAAACCGAAAATTGCAGTTTTAGGATTAAATCCACATGCCGGAGACGGCGGAGTGATTGGTAGTGAAGAAATTGAAATTATCTCTCCAGCTATCAAGGAACTTTCCGATAACGGAATATTAGCATTCGGCCCTTTTCCGGCTGACAGCTTTTTCCAGCCAGGCAAATACAAGAGTTTTGATGCGGTTTTGGCCATGTATCACGATCAGGGATTAGCCCCGTTCAAGACATTAGCTTATGAGGAGGGAGTAAATTATACAGCAGGACTTCCTTTTATCAGAACATCTCCCGATCACGGAGTCGCTTATGATATTGCGGGGAAAAATATTGCTGACGAACAGAGTTTTACAGAGGCTATTTTCACGGCGATCAAAGTGTTCAACAACAGAATTGAATACAACGAACTGATGAGCACTCGCCTTCAGCCAAGAAAAATGGTTGTAGACAATGGAATAGATGAAGATCTACCAGAGGAAACTGAAGCATAAATCATTAAAACAAATTTTAATTTAATTTGTTTTAGATTTTATTTGTTATTATAAAAAAAATGCATATTTTTGCACACTCATTTTATGGACAAGTTAAGAAACTATGACGTAAGCTTTTCCGGACTTAAAAACGGAAAACACGAGTTCAAGTTTGAGATAGATAAAACGTTCTTTCAATTATTTGACACTGAGCAGGAATTTACAAATCCTAGAATAGGAGTAGATGTATTACTAGATAAGCATACTACTTTTCTGGAATTTGAAATTAAAATACACGGATTGGTAGAGCTGGTTTGTGACATTACAAACGAAGATTTCGACTATCCTATTGAAAATAAGATCAATATCCTTGTGAATTTCGGGGAAGAATATGATGACAGCAATGAAGATGTTATTACGATTCCTTCTACAGAGCACGCATTCAATGTAGCACATTTGATTTACGAAAATGTAATGCTTTCTATCCCGATGAAGAAGATTTCACCGAATATAGGTGATGAAGATCTGAAAATTCTTGAACAGTTCAGTCCCAAAGAAATTGAGATAGAAGAAGAGAAAGAACACGAAAGTGACCCGAGATGGGATGCTTTAAGAAAATTAAAAGACAATAATTAAATAAAATAATTTAAATATGATGAGATGATAAATCTCATCGCTCATCAATTAAAAAAGTTATTACAAAATGGCACATCCTAAGAGAAGACAGTCGTCCACAAGAAGAGATAAGAGAAGAACTCACTATAAAGCTGTAGTTCCTCAATTAGCTAAAGATGCAGCAACTGGTGAACTTCACCTTTACCACAGAGCTCACTGGCATGAAGGAAAACTTTACTACAGAGGTAAAGTAGTATTGGAAAAAGAAGTAGCTACTACTGAAGAAAACTAATAGAGGATTTTATTCAAAAAAACCTCATTTTAATACAAAAACCGTCCAAATTTGTTAAATTTGGACGGTTTTTTATTGTTTTTTATGTTTTTTTGGTATCTTTGACCCAAAATCAAATATCAATTTTATGGACATTAAAGACATACAAAATCTTATTAAGTTTGTATCTAAAGCTGAAGTTTCAGAAGTGAAGTACAAAACTAAAGATTTCGAAATCACTATTAAAACTCCATTGGCTGGAAGCGATACTGTTTATGCACAACCTGCAGTATACCATACTGCTCCTCAGGCAGTAGCTGCTCCGGCACCTGTTGCAGCTCAGGCTGCGGCACCTGCTGACAAGGCTGAAGCTGCATCTGATGACAGCAAATATGTAACGATTAAGTCTCCAATGATCGGTACTTTCTATAGAAAACCATCTCCGGATAAGGATGTATTTGTAAATGTAGGTGATGAAGTAGCAGTAGGTAAAGTGGTTTGTGTAATTGAAGCAATGAAGTTATTCAACCAGATTGAATCTGAGATCAGCGGAAAAATCGTTAAGATCTTAGTAGATGATGCTACACCTGTAGAATATGATCAACCATTATTCTTAGTTGACCCATCTTAATTATAATATTGATTAATGATGATTGATAATTGATTAAATCAATTTCAAATTTCAAATTTTCAAATTTCAAATAGTATTAAGATGTTCAAAAAAATATTAATAGCCAATCGTGGCGAAATTGCAATGCGTATTTTACGTACTTGTAAAGAAATGGGGATCAAAACTGTTGCGGTATACTCTACTGCAGATAAAGACAGTCTTCACGTAAGATTTGCTGATGAGGCGGTTTGTATTGGTCCTGCGATGAGCAAAGACTCATACCTTAAAATCCCTAATATTATTGCTGCTGCGGAAATTACCAATGCTGATGCTATTCATCCGGGTTACGGTTTCTTATCTGAGAATGCTAACTTCTCAAGAATCTGCCAGAAGAATGGGATCAAATTTATTGGTGCTTCCCCTGAACAGATCGAAAAAATGGGCGACAAAGCAAATGCTAAAGCTACCATGAAGGCAGCTGGTGTACCTTGTGTACCTGGCTCTGACGGTTTGATCGAATCTTATGAGCATGCTGTAAAAGTTGCTGAAGAAACAGGATACCCTGTCATGATCAAAGCAACTGCCGGTGGTGGTGGTAAAGGAATGAGAGCTGTTTGGAAAGCTGAAGATCTTAAAGAACACTGGGAATCTGCGATTCAGGAAGCTGTTGCAGCCTTTGGAAACGGAGGAATGTATATGGAAAAACTGATCGAAGAGCCTAGACACATTGAGATTCAGGTTGCCGGTGATCAATTTGGTAAAGCTTGTCACCTTTCTGAAAGAGACTGTTCTGTACAGAGAAGAAATCAGAAATTAACTGAAGAAACTCCATCTCCTTTCATGACCGATGAGCTTCGTGAGAAAATGGGTGATGCTGCTGTAAAAGCTGCAGAATTCATTGGATATGAAGGTGTGGGAACTATCGAATTCCTTGTAGACAAACACAGAAATTTCTATTTCATGGAAATGAATACAAGAATCCAGGTAGAGCACCCTATTACTGAACAGGTAATTGATTATGACCTGATCAGAGAACAAATTCTTCTTGCTGCGGGAACTCCTATTTCAGGAATCAATTATTATCCTAAATTACACTCAATCGAGTGCAGAATCAATGCTGAAGATCCTTATGCAGATTTCAGACCATCTCCGGGAAAAATCACAGGATTAAACATTCCTGGCGGACACGGAATCAGAGTAGATACTCACGTATATTCAGGATATTCAATTCCTTCTAACTATGACTCAATGATTGCTAAGCTTATTACTACGGCTCAAACCCGTGAGGAAGCAATTGCAAAAATGAGACGTGCCCTTGAGGAATTCTATATTGAAGGAGTAAAAACTACCATTCCTTTCCACAGACAACTGATGGATAATGAAGATTATCTTGCAGGAAACTATACTACAAAATTCATGGAAGATTTTGTAATGGATAGAAAATATGATAATCACTAAGATTATTTTAAAATAAAGATATAAACTGCCTCTTCTCGGGGCAGTTTTTTTTATTTCCTAAAAGTTAAATATATCCCGGATTAATAAAAGTTAACAAAAAAAATCGGTTTGAGACTATCAATAAAAATCCTGTTCTTATAAAGATAGAATACCTACAACAATTGGCTGATAAAGAAAATATTTGCTGATATATTTTTATTCCGGCTCAAAATCTACTTCAATTCCAGCAGTTAACCTCATTAGGTTTTGGTTCAGGCATCTCATTAATATTGCGTAAATTTGTGAAAAAGCAAAACATATGTCAACAGCAGAAACAACAAAAAACTCACAATATTTTATTGACCTTGAAGACAAACATGGAGCACACAATTATCACCCTCTTCCAGTAGTACTGGATCGTGGAGAAGGTGTTTTCGTCTGGGATGTAGAGGGCAAAAAGTATTATGATTTTCTTTCAGCATATTCTGCTGTAAACCAGGGACACTCTCATCCTAAAATTGTGGAAGCATTGGTAGAGCAGGCTAAAAAATTAGCTTTGACTTCAAGAGCTTTCTACAACTCTAAATTGGGAGAGTATGAACAAAAGATCACGACTCTTTTCGGATTCGATAAAGTATTACCGATGAACTCCGGAGCTGAAGCTGTGGAAACAGCCGTAAAGCTGGCCAGAAAATGGAGTTATGAAGTAAAAGGAATTTCAGAAAACGCAGCTAAAATCATCGTTTGTGAAAATAACTTCCATGGAAGAACAACAACGATTGTTTCTTTTTCCAATGATCCTGATGCTAATCAAAATTATGGGCCATTTACTCCCGGATTTATTAAAATTCCATACAATGACATTGCAGCATTGGAAGAAGTTCTGAGAAGAGAAGCAGAAAATATTGCAGCATTTCTAGTTGAACCTATTCAAGGGGAAGCAGGAGTATATGTTCCGGATGAAAACTTCCTTAAAGATGCTTCTGAACTATGCAAAAAATACAACGTTCTTTTCATCGCTGATGAAGTACAAACCGGTATTGCAAGAACAGGCAGACTGATCGCTTGTCATCATGAGGATGTACAACCGGATATCCTGATCCTTGGAAAAGCACTTTCAGGCGGAATGTATCCTGTGTCGGCAGTTTTGGCGAATGATAGCATTATGAATGTCATCAAGCCGGGACAGCACGGTTCTACGTTCGGAGGAAACCCGATTGCATGTGCTGTGGCAGTGGCTGCTTTGGATGTGGTTGCTGAGGAAAAACTATCTGAAAGAGCTGAAGAACTTGGTCAGTTATTCAGAGCTGAGATCGAAAAATTAATGGATAAAACAGACCTTATTACCAAGGTAAGAGGAAAAGGGCTTTTAAATGCAATCATCATTAACGATACACCGGAAAGCTCTACAGCATGGAATCTTTGTTTACAATTAAAAGAAAACGGATTATTGGCAAAACCAACTCATGGTAATATCATCAGACTGGCACCACCATTGGTTATCACTGAAGAGCAACTCCTTGATTGTGTAAAAATTATTGAGAAAACGTTCGTGGAGTATAAGAATTAATTTCTTCCAAGAACTTTTTCATAAAATCTAAGATAATTATTGGACATTTCGGTATAACTATACTGTTTTGTCCAATTTTTTATTTCCTGACTTCTTTCTTCTTTCTCACTGTTGTATAATGCCATCTTTTCGTTAAATACATCAGCCATTTCTTTGGGATCAAAGCTATCAAAATAAAATGCTTTATCTCCTCCGATTTCCGGAAGACTTGTGTATTTTGAAAGAAATACAGGCTTTCCAAAAGCCATTGCTTCAATAGGTGGAATACCAAATCCTTCTGCAATGGAAGGGTGACACATGGCATCAGCATGTTGAATAACAGCATATTTTTCTTCTTCGGAAAGATTCTTCAGAAAATGAACTCTTTTTTCAATATTCAATTCTTTGATTCTTGCGCGAACTTCATCTGCATACGGTTGCTTTTCATCTGAAGCGATAAGAACCAGATCATCTTCAATATATGGTAACATTTCAACCAAAGTCATCTGATTCTTCTTATTGAAAAGTACCCCTATATTGAGGATATATTTTTTGTCTTTTAAAAAGCTATACTTTCCCAGGTGATATTCTCTGTTTTCAGGAAGCTGAATCCCATTATGGATCACCACTATATCTTTAAGCTTATTAAACTGAAAAAGGGCCTTATTTTCAATTAAATTCTGCTTTGCATATTCTGAAATACAGACGATATAATCTGCATTTTTCACATTGTTTTTGACCTTCCCCAGCATTTTTATTTTTTTAAACTCACTTAGGTTTTCATGTAAAAAATTCAGATCGTGCAGGGTTACGACTTTAATTGTTTTCTTATAATTTCGATGAAAATAGGAAGAAAGCTGGTGACTTACGTGAATCAGATCAAAATCTCCACTGAATCGTTCGTAAAAACGGTGAAGTTTGCTCCAGGAAACATGGTTTGTTGCAGGTCCGAACTTTTCAAGCTGCTCTTTATCTCCAAAATAAGATATTTCAAACTTAGAATTATTTTCCTCAAGACCCTTAGCGAGATTTCGAAAAACATTTGCAATTCCTGAATTGGGGTATCTGAGACGCTCAAGATCAATTAAGATTTTTGCCATACGATAATAACGGAAAATTTTTAAGAAAATTTGTTTTTAAAGAAAACTATTTCTTTTTCAAGACTATGATTATTTTTAATGAATTCATGGGCTTTGTGTCTTAAAGCATCATATAACTCATCATTTTTCAAAAGAATTTCCATGTATTCGGCAAATTCTTTGGCATCATCTGTTACCAGACAACCATTGTCAACTTTTTGTGAAAGACCATCTACACCACGGGTATTGGTCACAACCGGTAAATTATTACTCAAAGATTCCAGTACTTTAATTTTAACTCCTGTTCCACTCAACATGGGACAGATTGTAATTCTTGCATTGTCATAAAATTCCTTCAAGTCATCAACCATACCATGTATAACAACATCAGGATATTCTTTTTTTATCTCTTTCCCTACTTTTCCAATAATATGAATTTTAATAGTATCTTTTAAGTGGGGCAATACCTTTTCAAGGAACCAGTTAATACTATTTACATTGTGAGGATTATTGCTGGCAACATACACAACATCGTATTTATACTTGTGTTGCAACGGCATCAATTGTTTTTGAGGAAAAGGAACGGGCATATGTTTTACCTTCTTGTTGGTAAATTGTCCGAATATATATTCTTCCTCCACAGAGTAAGTCCATATTTCATCAAATTTTTTTAAAATATCAATTTCACCCTGAAATAACTTTCCAATTTTTTTGCACTTGTTGCTATTTTGTGCTGTAATGAAATCGTGGGTATCAATAATAAAATTAGATTTTGTTTTTACTTTGTTGATAATCTCCCCCCAAGTTGCATAGCTGATAATGAAGTTATCAAAATGACGGGTATTAGCAATTTCCGCAAATTCTTTTCGTAAAATCCAGCTTGTCATATCAATTGGATTTTTCCTGAAAAGGTAGGGCAATTTGTACAGAAAAAAATATTTAAAAAAATGATGTTTATATTTTTTATCTAAAAGAATTAATTCAATATTAGGATATTTTTCAGAAAACAAGATCTTCTCATCCTCTTTCCAAAGTCCCCAATCTTTTAATGACACAAATGTTATTTCAACACTTTCAAAGGTATTAAAATAAGAAAGCATCTGATTGAGTCTCGTCGTATTTCCTGCTTTTCCGGACATCGGATTATCAGGCATAAAATACAAAAGTTTCTTTTTCAAAATTTTCTATTCTAATATTGCATTATAAATATTAATATGCTCTTCCACTGCTTTTTCCCATGAAAACTCTTTCGCTCTTTCAATCGCTTTTTGAGCATATTCCATACGATATTCTTCATCGTTGTATAATTTCCAGATCACTTCGGACAAAGCATTTTCATCTGTAGGATCAAGTTGTATGCCAGCTTCTCCTACCACCTCCGGCAGTGACGAAGTATTTGAAGTAACAGTCGGAATACCGCATTGCATCGCTTCTAATGGTGGAAGCCCGAATCCTTCATACAGTGACATATAATAAAATGAATTGGCCTGGCTGTAAACCGAAGCTAAATCTTCGTCAGGTATTCTTCCCGTAATAATAATTTTTCCTTTTAAATCTTTGGCATTTTCGTATTCTTCAAAAATCTTGTCGTATTGCCAGCCTTTTGAACCCACCAAAACCAAGCTTAGATCACTAACACTATGTGTATCCAGCATTTTGATAAAGGACCTGATTAAATGGTCTATATTCTTACGTGGTTCTAACGTACTTAAACTTAATATATATTTTTCCGGAAGATTATATTTCTCTCTTATTAAAGCGTTTTCCTTTGCATCCGAACTTTGATAAAAAATATCCGGAGAAGCAGCAAGCCTGCTCACAAAAACTTTCTTTGGGTCTATATACGGTGCATATTCAAGCAGATCTTTCCTTGTATTTTCAGAAACACATATCGCATAATTATTGGGACCAATACTTTTAATCGTATTATCCAGCAACTGCGTATTATCATTGTATTCCGGATATAAAATAGGAATCAAATCATGAATTGTAACGACTTTTTTAACATTAGGAAATTCCTCTAAACTTTTATGAATGGGATAATATAAAGAGTGATATATCTGAGCATCCTGAATACCTTCATTATAACTCACTTTGTAATCAAATATACCTAATTTGTTATACAGCTTTCGGAAAGGCTTTTCTTTTCTGAAGGGAATAAATTTGACTCTTTCACAGTTATTTGCATTCTTAAGCGTAAGTTGGTGATCAGAAAGAAACCGATCAATTTTGAATTGAGTTTCCTTATGATTATTAAAATTAAAATTAGAATATGAAAGTTCTATTTCCTCACGGGATATAAAACGCTTAAACAGCTCATAAGCCACTCTGAATATTCCAGTTTGATTATTCTTATAGGCGTTTCCAATAACCTCAATGTCAAAAATAAGTTTTATCCTCATTAAATATATTTATAGCGTGTCATAAAAAGCATTTTGCTTCTTTTGTCTTTCCATTTCTTTGATGTGAACCAGACAATATTCGTCATTTTCTGTTGGCAATTCTTTTACCCGGGTATAATTCACCAATACCTCATGAATTTTATTCTGCCAATAAATATTTTTACCTAGTTTAAATAATCTGTTTTGAAAATCCGGAAAGTTAATATAATTATTCTGATTTTTTTTCCAGTTCCATTTTTCTATATATTCCTCTGTAATACCGTTTACAATATTAATCCTTGGAATCAGAAAACAATCATATTTTCTGTTTTTAGATAGGAAACTTTTCAGGTTTGTAATTAATTTTTCTTTTGGATATTCATCGGCGTCTATCTGAAAGAGATATCTGGATTTTGCATGTTTAATCAAAGTATTTTTAAAGGTTGCAAAATCTCCATTTAATTTAGCTTCAATAACATTCACTTTGGATCTATAGTCATTCAGCAGCTCTCCTACTTTCTGATCAGGATTTGTCACATCCCGTAAGATAAGTACTTCATCATTTTTATCAATTAATGGCAATAGCACCTCTAAAAGCAGCTTTAGCTCAGTATACTCATTACAAACCGTGATTCCGTAAGTAATTGTTATGGGTTTAAAAAAATCAAACATCTTTTCTGGTTATTAGTTCTTGTTCGTAAGACTTATGCTGTTGTAATTCAAAGCTCAGATTATTAATTTTAAAATGATCAGGCTTTCCAAATAGCTTTTGAAAAAAATTTTTCTCTGAAGTCTTTTCGTCTTCAATAGAATCTGCAAGACTTCTAAAAGTACGCCTATTTTTCTCAGAAAGCTTTTTTGCATTGAATTTTATGACAACATCATCAGTCACTTCTGCATTTTTGGGTCTGAATTTCTCTGTTAAATCAAACCTCGTATTCTTTTGTTCATCCTCAATATATTTCGATGCATCATAATCGGAATAAATATGATCAACAAACACTTCCAATTCTCTAACAGCATTATCAGTAGGGTTATCTAAAACCAAACCGTACTGAAGTTTTCTTTTCACTTTAGATTGATTGGTAAAACTCCATTTTCGTATAAAATTACGCAATGAGTTTTCTTCAATTTTTTTTGTTTTATTCCGGAATTCTTCAGAAAACCGGGACGTTTTGCTTACAAAATGATATACAATGGCATCAGGACACACAAAAGTTTTTTCGCCTGACATGCGCAATCTCAAAATTAAATCATCATCCTCACAAAACATAGGTTTAAAAAGAGGATCAAGACCATTAATCTTTACCAGCACCTCTTTTTTAGCAGCCAGAAAGAAACTGACATCGTTGGTATATTCTCCCTTTTGTGCAGTCTGGTCCTTTTCAAATTGAAAGAATAAGTCAAATTGAAAAGTTTCAAAATCACTTCCAAAATCACAAATTTCTTTCCATAATCTTTTGTCCGAAGCAAAAATAGGGGGTTCAATTACCTTATAATATACCAGATTATTGGTAGACAAGGCTTCCTCAAGTGAAGACAAAAAATTTCTACCGATTACCATATCATTATGTAAAAAACATACATGAGCCTTGGTAGAGATTTCTATTGCTTTATTATAAGTATCTGAAAGAGTTTTTTCTTCCTCATTATAAAAATAAATAAGATTCTCATCTTGCAAAGAATCGAGCCATAGATGAGTTCCGTCTGAACTTCCGTAGCTTACAAAAACGATTTCCGTTTCAGGATAGTTTTCTCTTATTGAATAATAACAACTTTTTGAATATTCAAGATTATTTTTCAGTCCGATTAAAAGCGAAATATTATTATTCATTCATTATTTTTTAATTTGTAGATAGAGTCATCTGACAATAAAATATTCCCCTTCGTGTCTATTACTAATTTCCAGATTATTGTCCGGCTTAATGGCTACAAATTTAGAAATTAAGTTCAAAAAAGCCAACTTCTGGTCATAAATCATTTTTACCTGATCGTTTAGCGTGCAAAAACAGAATAACTTTAAGTATAAAAAAACTGCCTCATCAAAAGATAAGGCAATTTTATTAGTTAAAAATGTGACTCAATTAATAAGCATAAAACTCAATCCCTATCATAAATCATTAGCTAACCCCATAATTTTAAGTAAATTTGCACCAAAATTTTAATTGAAATGGACAAAGTAAGAGTACGTTTTGCTCCAAGTCCTACGGGACCTTTACATTTGGGAGGCGTAAGAACTGCATTATATGATTATCTTTTTGCTAAAAATCAAGGCGGAGAATTTGTATTAAGAATTGAGGATACAGACACTGCTAGATACGTAGAAGGAGCTGAAGACTATATTGAAGAAGCCTTAGAATGGTGTGGAATTATCCCGGATGAAAGTCCCAAAAAAGGAGGAAAATTTGCCCCTTACCGACAATCTGAAAGAAGAGATATCTATGATCGATATACAGAGCAGATCTTAAAAACCGACTATGCCTATTTAGCTTTTGACACTACGGAAGAACTGGACGCTATACGTGCAGAATTTGAAGCTAAAGGCGATGTATTCTCCTATGATAATAAAACGAGAAACCGTTTAAGAAACAGTCTTGCCCTTTCTGAGGAAGAAGTTCAAAAGTTATTGGATGAAAAAACTCCGTACGTCGTAAGATTCAAAATGCCTGTTGACAGAATATTGAATCTTGAAGATATTATCCGTGGAAAATCTTCTGTGAATACCAATACGCTAGATGATAAAGTTCTGGTAAAAAATGACGGAATGCCTACTTACCATTTTGCCAACATCGTGGATGACCACGAAATGGAAATATCTCACGTGATTCGTGGTGAGGAATGGTTACCATCTTTGGGTCTACACACCTTATTATATGAAGCAATGGGTTGGGAGGCTCCACAGTTTGCCCACCTGTCACTGATTTTAAAACCTGAAGGAAAAGGGAAATTAAGCAAAAGAGACGGGGACAAATTCGGATTCCCGGTATTCCC is part of the Chryseobacterium lactis genome and encodes:
- the gltX gene encoding glutamate--tRNA ligase, coding for MDKVRVRFAPSPTGPLHLGGVRTALYDYLFAKNQGGEFVLRIEDTDTARYVEGAEDYIEEALEWCGIIPDESPKKGGKFAPYRQSERRDIYDRYTEQILKTDYAYLAFDTTEELDAIRAEFEAKGDVFSYDNKTRNRLRNSLALSEEEVQKLLDEKTPYVVRFKMPVDRILNLEDIIRGKSSVNTNTLDDKVLVKNDGMPTYHFANIVDDHEMEISHVIRGEEWLPSLGLHTLLYEAMGWEAPQFAHLSLILKPEGKGKLSKRDGDKFGFPVFPLDFKDPETGVISKGYRENGYLPDAFINMVALLGWSPADDKEILPLEEMIKEFDLHKVHKAGARFSKEKSEWFNHQYIQMKTDEELLHLLKDTDLDLSAASDEKLLKVIHLMKERATFPKDIYESGKFFFEAPTSYDEKASKKAWNDETSAILGELATTLDSTDFTAETLKQAMHDFAENKGLGMGKVMMPLRLALVGELKGPDVPDILEIIGKEESTSRISNAINNFK
- a CDS encoding glycosyltransferase family 2 protein, with amino-acid sequence MNNNISLLIGLKNNLEYSKSCYYSIRENYPETEIVFVSYGSSDGTHLWLDSLQDENLIYFYNEEEKTLSDTYNKAIEISTKAHVCFLHNDMVIGRNFLSSLEEALSTNNLVYYKVIEPPIFASDKRLWKEICDFGSDFETFQFDLFFQFEKDQTAQKGEYTNDVSFFLAAKKEVLVKINGLDPLFKPMFCEDDDLILRLRMSGEKTFVCPDAIVYHFVSKTSRFSEEFRNKTKKIEENSLRNFIRKWSFTNQSKVKRKLQYGLVLDNPTDNAVRELEVFVDHIYSDYDASKYIEDEQKNTRFDLTEKFRPKNAEVTDDVVIKFNAKKLSEKNRRTFRSLADSIEDEKTSEKNFFQKLFGKPDHFKINNLSFELQQHKSYEQELITRKDV